ACGATACCACCTAGAACCCACCCTACCTTCTTCCTTAATATCTCTTTGATcgattcaattatttttcttcttgtgaTCATGCCCTCCATGACAAGGGCACCCAAAGCAACAGTACTTCTCGAGATCAATCTCATTTCAGCCCAGGAACTGCGCCCTTCACGCAAAGCATCGAAAAGTAGCATGCAGACGTACGTGGTCGGGTGGATTAACCCAAAACAAAAGCTGACTTCGAGGGTCGACGCAGCCGGAGGTAAGAACCCTACATGGAATGATAAGTTcatatttgcaatcaatgaAGATTTGCCGTTCGAGAAGCCCAACTCCACGTTGATACTTGAAATCTACTGCAAGCGGCGTTGCTTGAAGGACAAGGTCATTGGCAGAGTTCACGTCTTGTTGGATTGTTTGATAGGTAGAAATGGTCGATGGGATACTGAAAGTACTACAGTACCTGGATATAAGGTTGCGGCTTTCCATGTGCGTACTCCATCAGGCAAGCCTGATCAAGGGATCATGAACATTGGGGTCATGAATTTGGATGGTTTGTTTAATCAAGCCATGCCTAGTTTTCTTAGTTCAATCTCGGCAATCGACTACAGAAAATTGATGGGTACTGGCACGCCTATAAGATCGTGCTTTTGAGCATCGTGCATGCTTTCTGATTTCAGATATTTAATTTCACTCATCTATGTAACATTGCAACATATATAGGATAGTTAACTAATTTCCTGTATATATGCCTTGGTTCTGCACCAATATtggtaattataaatatatcccGGCCGTCAAAATGCTTTGAATCAATTGGCAACGCTTCGATTTTTCACCAAGAGAACTAAGGAATCCCTCCTTCCCAtgtatcaaaaattaaaaaataaataatatatgaaataaataaatatatcccGGCCATGTACGATCACAGTATATATTACATGTAGTGCCATTGATGTCTGTATGACTAGTAGTACTAGCAATGAGATTAAAGACAGCTGGGACTTCCTGTGAATGGGACTTCATCTTTAATATTGATGTTAAAGATGAGCTAAGGTTTCGGTTCTGATGCGGAAAAGGCCTGCCCTTGGGCCTTGAGTTCAAGGTAAGCATTCATGTGAATGGGAGTCGTTCGCCAAGATAGACGATTGTGGTATCATTCTACCGATTCGGGCTTCAAGCCACAATAGATCGACCCATTCTACCAAAAAACATGGACCCAAGTCTATGATTTATTgcccatttatttttaatttacctCATCTGTAGTCAATATAATGGAGTTTTTGCATGGTACACCCAACTTAATTTTGACGTTTTTCTAGGTTTATTCTCGGAAACCATGCACCATCATGAGATTCTGATGGCtgaattttttgtgatatttttggtaataaaatagagaaaaaattcgTCGGTGAAATATAAGTTAGGTGATGATTAATCACATTTGTTGTGATTGGTACTAAATCAATACCATTTTGATACTGTCTGCCAAGTGCCAACtattttgatttgaaaagaTCTAATACGACTCAGGATTGGACTCTGAATCCATCCTTGtcctaaagaaaataaatcttgaCAAAAGTCTACATTTTGACAAAGTTCAAGTTCAAGCGTGTAGAGACTAGGCTAAGGCCCTACCATATCATACCAAACTCCAAGCTCtcctaattaatttcaaattacaTCCACACATAGTTCAAACCCAAAGGGACTCCTTGTATTATATGTTTCTCAAGACAAGATTATATGACTTGTATCACTTTGACAAAATCTTTTTTCAGTTGTGTTTCTTGTGTACAATCGCCTTCATCAATTCTATAGTGGGAATCTAAAAGATCTAGAATGAAAACAAATATGCAAGAAaagatctcattttttaaaagaaaagaaaattgcaaTCTCCCACACTCTTAGCACTCCCCTGGCATAGCAGAAAACAAAAGTAAgcaggaaacaaaaaaaacccgggacgaaaaagaaaaaaaaaactttaaagaaaaagaaaaaaataaagggaagaagagaaagatcAGCTCAGCTTCTTTTTCTCTAAAATCCATTTCTGGACTCTTCTGATATAGTCCTGGTCTAATTTCACATACAATTGCTGCAATTTCCTGCAGCTCACTATGCCATATTTGTCTATATGATCTTCATACTTTTCATACAGTGCTGGAATCGTGAGAATGATAACAAGGCCTGCAATAGAGGAAACTATAAGAATGACCTGATTCTTAGGATTATCCTTTTCAATATCTAAGGACAGATCATAAGTCAAAACTGCATTTAATCAAATGGTAGCTACAACTTACTGGTGTAGCTCAAGGTAAGGAAATCAGTCAAGCCACCAACAAAATAAATCAGCCACAGATATGCAGCTACTTTGAAGAACAGCCTTGAATCCTTACCCAGGGCAATATCCTGGGAAACTGAGAGCAAATTGTTGACATGCAGGCGGATGAAATTTGCCACTTCATTTACCATTTCTTCTGACAGATGCAAATCTGGTAGAGGTGGAGCAGGTCTGCTCAGAAGAAAGAGAAGATCAATTGAGTGGTAAGTTTTGTTataaacaagtaaaaaaaaaagtccagtGATTATTAGTTTATGTTTACCAAGGATGACGGATCAAATACTAgcttctaatataaaataatctatcagGAAGCAACAATGGCACCAAAACTGAAAACTATATATGCAGTATGAGAACTTTGCAGATAATCAACAAAAGAACCACAACTGTTATAGCCCATGACATCATTTTATACCTAATTCTTGTGCACAGACCTCGAAAGTTTTTAATGCCTAGATACCCTTTTCATTACATGTACCCCCTTGCTACTTTATTAAGATACCAAAAAGAAATGTCCACAACTAAACTCAAGGAGACACCAAGACTTGAAAATCCCATGCCTTCTTGACTgataatctaaaacatcataTTAAAGGTCGCCTCTAAGACTAATCATAGCTAAAAAGTGCACCTGTTAGATCATCCTAGAAATTCAATTTGGATAATCTTATCACTGAAAAGCATGTTATTTTCTTAGCAGAAGAATTAGTTCATCGATGAGATGTTTTACAATTGACAAACTATTTCCCATAGAATATTTAGCATTCATCTTTCAAGAATGACAAGCAAGTTTGGGTTTGACACAAATTGACAGGCACAATAAAACCATTAACCATCTGTGATGACTGATTCTCAAATATTGTTGCAATGTATTTAACCGGAAAAAAATGTGGATTCGAAATTACAAGACATCTTCCGCATCAAAGAAGAGCTAGATCACTAATGCATAAACCTATAACGATTAGACCAGGGACATGATAAGCCATCAGCAGctcaaaatgaaaattctaAGAAGAAAACGTGATCTCTAGACAACCTAAACCAAGTAAGGAAACCAAGGTGAATTAACAAGTTGTTAACAAGAGAGGAAGCACTAGCTAACCAAGGCAAGGATCAAATAATAaacccaggaaaaaaaaaaaaaaaaaactttaactCAATCTGTGCCATGACAACTCATTATCTTAAGATGCGTAGTTAGTTGCCACGtatattaaagttgaaaaaagaaaacaactaagatcaaaaCTATAGTTTATCGAGCACCAATTGTTTATATATACCTGTTGAGAATCGACGCGGCTTTGGCCCAAAGAAAGAGGATGATAATGAGAAGCAGGAAAACACTTGAGACAAGCGACAACAGAGTATAACCAGATTTCTCAAACACCACCCAAGCAGCCAGAGTAACTAATAATATGCTCAAGGTCACGTCCTTCCGCTTCCAAAGTATCACATCTGCAGCTGTTTTAACATAAAACCGGAGATCAATGCAAAATCCACCCACATTCATAATCTTAAGTACGCTGTAGTTAATGTTAAACATCCAGAGAGAATTCTTGATAACGATCTAAATTAAGGATGAAATTCAAGTATAAtattcagagagagagggagaagagcTGGGAATTTAGACTGCTGAATTGGAtcgaataataaattttaatattatatattattaaaaaaaaatagccatGATCAAGAAGAGAACAACTCACATACCAAGACCTCCTCCAAGAATCTCATGGACACTTCTTTGCCTGTTAAACAATCGGCCAGATGAACTCATTTGGATAGAACTGAGACAAGCTTGAATCCAATCGAGATCTTAAGAGCCCAAAAAGAAACAGGTAGCTTTAAGATGATTTTCAGGAAAAAGCAAAGCAACGGGTCCTCTTTTGCCATGTACCTAcctttactatatatatgtcagaGCCCGATGGGTATAGCATACATGGATGATTCTTGAAAAGTGGGGTTGGTGGTCTCAGTTTCCAGCCTAAAAGCATCATGCCActcatgactttttttttttttttttaatcttttctttcgtttttcttcaaaaaatatacgAATAATACATCTAGGAACGTAGAGTTTACTAGTATGTTAGCTAAATTTGtagaatattcaaatatttacaatttacatgcagagagagagagagagagagagttgaataTAGAGACCAATTCTTTCCATGAGTGACTGACTGCTAAACTGCTGCGCATGTTGTTTTGCCTGCCCTCTCCCTCACTGTTCGACGGGATGAACTTTGTAGGTTATTCCTGTCATTTAACGAGGGTGTCGTTTGTAGGCCAATATGGACATTTGCCAATCAATGTAACAGTCATAGGTTGTAAATACCTCGGCCTATTACAGGCTTAACAGCCATTCAACGGGAGAAGTCTAATGGGATCTGTAAATATTTTCTACAAAGAGAGAATAAATACTATGTATAGATTTACAGAATTAAATGCATTTGGATTATAATGGGATCTAcatattgtatttatttatctctctctctcaattgtAAAAAAgtacttcaataaaaatattatagggAATCTTGATTTaccaaagaaatatatatatcatgcttcATCCTGACCAATTACCAATTTTGACCCTACGCTTTTTCaagcctgaaaaaaaaaaa
This genomic interval from Juglans regia cultivar Chandler chromosome 3, Walnut 2.0, whole genome shotgun sequence contains the following:
- the LOC109004206 gene encoding reticulon-like protein B12 isoform X1 — its product is MSSSGRLFNRQRSVHEILGGGLAADVILWKRKDVTLSILLVTLAAWVVFEKSGYTLLSLVSSVFLLLIIILFLWAKAASILNRPAPPLPDLHLSEEMVNEVANFIRLHVNNLLSVSQDIALGKDSRLFFKVAAYLWLIYFVGGLTDFLTLSYTSLVIILTIPALYEKYEDHIDKYGIVSCRKLQQLYVKLDQDYIRRVQKWILEKKKLS
- the LOC109004206 gene encoding reticulon-like protein B12 isoform X2, whose amino-acid sequence is MRFLEEVLVSADVILWKRKDVTLSILLVTLAAWVVFEKSGYTLLSLVSSVFLLLIIILFLWAKAASILNRPAPPLPDLHLSEEMVNEVANFIRLHVNNLLSVSQDIALGKDSRLFFKVAAYLWLIYFVGGLTDFLTLSYTSLVIILTIPALYEKYEDHIDKYGIVSCRKLQQLYVKLDQDYIRRVQKWILEKKKLS